From the genome of Edaphobacter dinghuensis, one region includes:
- a CDS encoding N-acetylglucosamine kinase, translating to MAYFIGIDAGGTKTRCVLADETKILGRTDCGSIKLMRVGEVEATARLRRLLEETATMAGVSLQQVTGSCVGIGGVSIPAVREWCDTEMRAMVSGAVEVCGDEEIALDGAFRGGPGILAVSGTGSIFLGRSADGTMYPVGGWGPVLADEGSGWWIGVEAVRAGFWAKDRGIKTNLLAEVQAAWGLGSLGEVVEKGNDRPGPDFAALVPLVVRCAEGGDEMARAVLQRAGADLAELITLVAVKMMETSGDSKDPIGVAYVGSILEHVTIVRETMIAALKESAPQTYVLEGAVNALEGALWRARTAAG from the coding sequence TTGGCTTATTTTATCGGCATTGATGCGGGCGGAACCAAGACCAGATGTGTTCTGGCAGATGAAACCAAAATTCTTGGACGAACGGATTGCGGAAGCATCAAGCTGATGCGCGTAGGCGAGGTCGAGGCCACGGCGCGGTTGCGTCGGCTTCTAGAAGAGACTGCGACGATGGCGGGAGTGAGCCTGCAGCAGGTGACGGGAAGCTGCGTGGGCATCGGCGGAGTTTCGATTCCAGCGGTGCGTGAGTGGTGCGACACAGAGATGCGAGCCATGGTGAGCGGCGCGGTCGAGGTATGCGGCGACGAGGAGATTGCTCTTGATGGCGCATTCCGCGGCGGCCCGGGGATTCTGGCGGTATCGGGAACAGGATCGATCTTTCTTGGCCGCAGCGCGGATGGCACGATGTATCCCGTAGGCGGCTGGGGGCCGGTGCTGGCAGATGAGGGATCGGGTTGGTGGATCGGTGTGGAAGCGGTGCGCGCTGGGTTCTGGGCGAAGGACCGCGGGATCAAGACGAACCTGCTGGCGGAGGTTCAGGCGGCATGGGGGCTGGGTTCTCTGGGCGAGGTCGTCGAGAAGGGAAACGACCGTCCGGGGCCGGACTTTGCGGCGCTGGTTCCGCTGGTAGTGCGGTGCGCCGAGGGCGGCGATGAGATGGCGCGGGCCGTGTTGCAGCGGGCGGGCGCTGACCTGGCCGAGCTGATCACGCTGGTGGCGGTCAAGATGATGGAGACCTCAGGCGATAGCAAGGACCCCATTGGGGTTGCTTATGTGGGCAGCATTCTGGAGCACGTAACGATCGTGCGGGAGACGATGATCGCTGCGCTGAAAGAATCTGCGCCGCAGACTTACGTGCTTGAAGGCGCAGTCAATGCGCTGGAAGGCGCGTTGTGGCGAGCTCGTACAGCCGCGGGCTGA
- a CDS encoding sodium:solute symporter family transporter — MTGCFEALALAVPTRLHPVDLALIALYLIGITLFGLRFRSRKTTDGRSLKSYFLADRSIPWWAIALSIVSAETSTLTIISIPGLAFGGDFGFLQVVFGYLVGRIVVAAIFLPKYFQGEMLTAYQLIDKRFGPTLHKVTALLFLLTRAAAEGVRVFAVSIVVGIAIGTRDVLSIAIISALTLLYTFEGGMAAVIWTDVVQMIIYIGGTLVAMATLGTHVPGGWSQIHTVAAAAGKFHLFHFALNLTETYTFWAGLIGGTFLTMASHGTDQLMVQRMLAARNLRQSIVALLSSGVIILFQFTLFLLIGAGLFVFYGMHPTAFASADRIFPTFIVREMPIGVAGLLVAAILAAAMSNLSAALNSLSSTTVVDFYMHWRPTADDRERMMISRSSTIVWAFVLFAIAVYSVHAGGKGHVVEIGLSIASVAYGALLGVFLLGTLTRYATQTGAILGMIAGFALNILLWLHTDPITLGPITIPHIAWTWYVFIGALTTFGIGTVASFIFRSKHKAKILTTALLAILAFHAKPAEAQVRAPHLQHSFSVTKEDSTASPNFAAISNLVNDAVAQKKLPGAVVLIGHDNKIVFEQAYGHRSLEPNVEPMTEDTIFDMASLSKCLSTAVAVMQLYEEHKLNFDDPVAKYFPAFAANGKENVTIRELLTHYSGLPPDINLKDTPWGLSAPDKAEGIRRALNSPLVTAPGTHFEYSDINFITLGALVEKLSGESLDVYAQQHIFTPLHMTHTRYLPFAEACGPHETLGAAIALSTPPRLLQSGESSTAVFKDYSCPPPHWITSAIIPHIAPTTYDDEGTSATNPDFGHMLRGTVNDPTTRRMGGVAGHAGVFSTASDVALFAQALLDKLTKNTGPFPLKQSTLELMTKPEQPSSAETRATIFIPDGKTTKGVATRGFGWDINSAFSRPRGGVFPIGSFGHTGFTGTSLWMDPASNSYVILLSNAVHPRGNPPISVLRGEIATAAGEALHLNEGIAATTTESSAPTLTGIDVLESTNYAALAEAAKRHNNHLRLGLLTNQSGLDSKGRRTVDLLATDAPKFVPGLTLTTLFSPEHGIFGKQDTTKIAAETDPDTHLPVISLYGPKDSDKRPKPEDLAKLDAVVIDLQDAGVRFYTYETVVGYFLEAAAQAHIEVILLDRPNPIGGEQVQGPVSDAGLESYTDYMPLPIRHGLTLGELARYINGERRLPTAASADVQVPINARLTVVPMQNWTRSEYFDQTRLPWINPSPNLRSLTAAILYPGVALLETTNISVGRGTATPFEHFGAPYIDAPQLASYLSARKIPGVTFTPTSFSVADTANRYPYHGQTIPGIHITITDRNALDAPELGIELLAALHRFYPKQFDLAKAERLTASVNTMLDLSNNTDPRNIADSWASDIAAFKTRREPYLLYR, encoded by the coding sequence TTGACCGGTTGTTTCGAAGCCCTGGCGCTGGCGGTGCCAACACGTCTCCACCCCGTCGATCTCGCTCTCATCGCCCTCTATCTCATCGGTATCACGCTCTTCGGGCTGCGCTTCCGGTCCAGAAAAACCACCGATGGACGCTCGCTCAAAAGCTACTTTCTCGCCGATCGCTCCATCCCTTGGTGGGCCATCGCTCTCTCTATCGTCTCGGCTGAAACCAGCACGCTCACCATCATCTCTATTCCCGGCCTCGCCTTTGGCGGGGACTTCGGCTTTCTGCAAGTTGTCTTCGGCTACCTGGTCGGGCGCATCGTCGTCGCCGCCATCTTCCTTCCCAAGTACTTCCAGGGAGAGATGCTCACTGCCTACCAACTCATCGACAAGCGCTTCGGTCCCACACTGCACAAGGTCACCGCTCTCCTCTTCCTGCTCACGCGCGCAGCAGCAGAAGGCGTGCGCGTCTTTGCCGTCTCTATCGTAGTAGGCATCGCCATCGGGACACGCGATGTGCTGTCCATCGCCATCATCTCCGCACTCACCCTGCTCTACACCTTCGAGGGCGGAATGGCCGCCGTCATTTGGACGGACGTTGTGCAGATGATCATCTATATCGGCGGAACGCTCGTCGCCATGGCCACCCTCGGAACGCACGTACCCGGCGGATGGTCGCAGATCCACACCGTCGCTGCCGCAGCAGGCAAGTTCCACCTCTTCCACTTCGCGCTCAACCTCACCGAGACCTACACCTTCTGGGCCGGGCTGATCGGCGGTACCTTCCTCACCATGGCATCGCACGGCACAGATCAACTGATGGTGCAGCGCATGCTCGCTGCCCGCAACCTGCGCCAGTCCATCGTCGCACTGCTATCGAGCGGCGTCATCATTCTCTTCCAGTTCACGCTCTTCCTGCTCATCGGCGCGGGTCTCTTCGTCTTCTACGGCATGCATCCCACAGCCTTCGCCTCCGCCGATAGAATCTTTCCCACCTTCATCGTTCGCGAGATGCCGATCGGCGTCGCCGGTCTTCTCGTCGCAGCGATCCTTGCCGCAGCCATGTCCAACCTCAGCGCCGCACTCAACTCGCTCTCAAGCACAACCGTCGTAGACTTCTATATGCACTGGCGACCCACAGCAGATGACCGCGAACGCATGATGATCTCCCGCTCCTCCACCATAGTCTGGGCATTCGTGCTCTTCGCCATCGCCGTCTACAGCGTCCACGCCGGAGGCAAAGGCCACGTCGTCGAAATCGGCCTCTCCATCGCCTCGGTCGCCTATGGTGCGCTGCTCGGTGTCTTCCTTCTCGGCACACTTACGCGCTATGCCACCCAGACTGGAGCAATACTCGGGATGATCGCCGGCTTTGCGCTCAACATTCTGCTCTGGCTCCATACCGATCCCATCACGCTCGGTCCCATAACGATCCCGCACATCGCCTGGACCTGGTACGTCTTTATCGGCGCGCTTACAACCTTCGGAATCGGCACTGTTGCCAGCTTCATCTTTCGCAGCAAGCACAAAGCCAAAATCCTGACTACCGCACTGTTGGCCATCCTTGCCTTCCACGCAAAACCTGCCGAAGCGCAAGTACGAGCGCCTCACCTGCAGCACAGTTTCTCCGTTACCAAAGAAGACTCCACCGCATCCCCGAACTTCGCAGCGATCAGCAACCTCGTCAACGATGCCGTCGCGCAAAAGAAGCTCCCCGGCGCAGTCGTGCTCATCGGTCACGACAATAAAATTGTCTTCGAGCAAGCCTATGGCCACCGTTCGCTCGAACCCAACGTAGAGCCGATGACCGAAGACACCATCTTCGACATGGCCTCCCTCAGCAAGTGCCTCTCTACCGCAGTTGCCGTCATGCAGCTCTACGAAGAGCACAAGCTCAACTTCGACGATCCTGTAGCAAAGTATTTTCCCGCTTTCGCCGCAAACGGCAAAGAAAATGTAACCATCCGTGAGCTGCTGACGCACTACTCCGGCCTGCCTCCCGACATCAACCTCAAAGACACTCCCTGGGGTCTGTCAGCGCCAGACAAAGCCGAAGGCATCCGCCGCGCTCTCAACTCACCACTCGTCACTGCGCCCGGCACTCACTTCGAATACTCCGACATCAACTTCATCACGCTCGGCGCACTCGTCGAAAAACTTAGCGGTGAATCGCTCGACGTCTACGCGCAGCAGCACATCTTCACACCGCTTCACATGACCCACACACGCTATCTGCCATTTGCAGAGGCCTGTGGCCCTCACGAAACTCTCGGCGCTGCCATCGCACTTTCAACACCACCGCGCCTGCTCCAATCCGGGGAGTCCTCAACCGCAGTCTTCAAGGATTACTCCTGCCCTCCGCCTCACTGGATCACCTCCGCGATCATTCCCCATATCGCTCCCACAACCTACGATGACGAAGGCACCTCCGCCACCAATCCCGACTTCGGCCACATGCTTCGCGGCACCGTCAACGACCCCACCACCCGCCGCATGGGCGGAGTAGCCGGACACGCAGGCGTCTTCAGTACGGCCTCCGACGTGGCACTCTTCGCACAAGCCTTACTCGATAAGCTCACAAAAAATACCGGCCCCTTCCCGCTGAAACAATCCACGCTTGAACTGATGACAAAACCCGAACAGCCGTCATCCGCAGAAACCAGGGCCACCATCTTCATCCCCGACGGCAAAACCACCAAAGGCGTTGCCACACGAGGCTTCGGGTGGGACATCAACTCCGCCTTCTCGCGCCCGCGCGGTGGCGTCTTCCCCATAGGCTCCTTCGGACACACCGGCTTCACCGGTACCTCGTTGTGGATGGACCCTGCCAGCAACAGCTACGTCATCCTTCTCAGCAATGCAGTCCATCCTCGCGGCAATCCGCCAATCTCTGTCCTGCGAGGCGAGATCGCTACCGCAGCAGGCGAGGCGCTACACCTCAACGAAGGCATCGCCGCCACTACGACCGAAAGCAGCGCTCCGACCCTCACCGGCATCGATGTCCTTGAATCAACCAACTACGCCGCACTTGCCGAAGCTGCTAAACGCCATAACAACCACCTGCGCCTCGGCCTGCTCACCAACCAGTCCGGCCTCGACAGCAAGGGACGCCGCACCGTCGATCTCCTCGCCACCGACGCTCCCAAATTCGTTCCCGGCCTTACGCTCACGACGCTCTTTTCACCGGAGCACGGTATCTTCGGCAAACAGGACACCACCAAGATCGCAGCCGAGACCGATCCCGACACGCATCTCCCCGTCATCAGCCTCTACGGTCCCAAAGACTCCGACAAGCGCCCCAAGCCCGAAGACCTCGCTAAACTCGACGCCGTAGTCATCGACCTCCAAGATGCAGGCGTGCGCTTCTACACCTATGAGACCGTCGTCGGCTACTTCCTCGAAGCCGCCGCACAGGCGCACATCGAAGTCATCCTCCTCGACCGCCCCAACCCTATCGGCGGAGAGCAAGTACAAGGACCAGTCTCCGATGCCGGCCTCGAATCCTACACCGACTACATGCCACTGCCGATCCGTCACGGCCTCACCCTCGGCGAACTGGCTCGTTACATCAACGGAGAGCGCCGCCTGCCCACCGCCGCATCTGCCGACGTTCAGGTGCCTATCAACGCTCGTCTCACAGTAGTTCCCATGCAGAACTGGACGCGCAGCGAATACTTCGACCAGACCCGCCTGCCCTGGATCAACCCCAGCCCGAACCTACGCAGTCTCACCGCTGCCATTCTCTACCCCGGCGTGGCTCTGCTCGAAACCACCAACATCTCCGTGGGTCGCGGCACAGCTACGCCATTTGAGCACTTCGGCGCACCATACATCGACGCGCCCCAACTCGCCTCCTATCTCTCTGCCCGCAAGATTCCCGGCGTCACCTTCACGCCCACCAGCTTCTCTGTAGCCGACACCGCAAATCGCTACCCCTACCATGGCCAGACGATCCCAGGAATCCACATCACCATCACCGACCGCAACGCGCTCGACGCGCCCGAGCTTGGCATCGAACTTCTCGCCGCCCTCCACCGCTTCTATCCCAAACAGTTCGACCTCGCCAAGGCGGAGCGGCTCACGGCCAGCGTCAACACCATGCTCGACCTCAGCAACAACACGGACCCGCGCAATATCGCGGACTCCTGGGCCAGCGATATTGCGGCGTTCAAAACACGTCGCGAGCCCTATCTGCTCTATCGCTAG
- the phoU gene encoding phosphate signaling complex protein PhoU: protein MPRIHFQQQLVALKDKLLAMAALSQQALSLSIDAYLGSDAILCDHIKEIEEAINAAERDVDEMAYDLLAKEQPMAIDLRFILSVIKINGDLERIGDQATNISQRVQILQNGPSISLPVDISEMGEKVGVMIRTAIQALLEADAKLADTVLAMDDEIDDMNRTVQTELIDLMQHHPEFSSQALNAIIVSRNLERSADHATNIAEDVIFWVRGSDVRHLFSLAHAE from the coding sequence ATGCCCCGCATTCATTTTCAACAACAACTCGTCGCCCTGAAAGACAAACTGCTCGCCATGGCCGCGCTTTCGCAACAGGCCCTCAGCCTCTCCATCGACGCCTACCTCGGCAGCGACGCCATCCTCTGCGACCACATCAAGGAGATTGAGGAAGCCATCAACGCAGCCGAGCGCGACGTCGACGAGATGGCGTACGATCTGCTCGCCAAAGAGCAGCCCATGGCCATCGACCTCCGCTTCATCCTCTCCGTCATCAAGATCAACGGCGACCTCGAGCGCATCGGAGATCAGGCGACCAACATCTCGCAACGGGTCCAGATTCTCCAAAACGGCCCTTCCATCTCCCTGCCTGTCGATATCTCCGAGATGGGAGAGAAGGTCGGCGTTATGATCCGCACCGCCATTCAGGCCCTGCTCGAAGCCGATGCCAAACTCGCCGACACCGTTCTCGCCATGGACGACGAGATCGACGATATGAACCGCACCGTCCAGACCGAACTGATCGACCTGATGCAGCACCATCCTGAGTTCAGCAGCCAGGCGTTAAATGCCATCATCGTCTCGCGCAACCTCGAGCGCTCCGCCGACCACGCCACCAACATCGCCGAAGACGTCATCTTCTGGGTACGAGGCTCCGATGTGCGTCACCTCTTTTCGCTTGCCCACGCTGAATAG
- a CDS encoding aldehyde dehydrogenase (NADP(+)) — MTAIEITGEMLVGARSVRGAQGVVHAINPATGETMAPAFGGGSAKDVDEACTLAMLAFDAYRATGLEQRAGFLEAIAQGILDLGDALVERVMSESGLPRGRVEGERGRTVGQLKLFASLVREGRWLDVTLDSALPERKPAPRPDLRMQKIPLGPVAVFGASNFPLAFSVAGGDTASALAAGCPVVAKSHPSHLGTSELVGRVIQKAVSDCGLPEGVFSLVVGEGNAVGEALVAHPAIQAVGFTGSRRGGRALVAIAAGRDVPIPVFAEMSSINPVFLLPGALSQRAEAIAQGLADSATLGTGQFCTKPGIVIGIEGAEFERFEQAAKTAIEAKTATTMLNSGIHRAYEHGVAQWDGEGKVNKLASGQAAAPLACAGQPTLFATKAQHFLTTPVLMEEVFGPTTLLIACKDVEEMIAVAEHLSGQLTATLHLVDGDVEIARRLLPVLERKAGRILANGFPTGVEVSYAMVHGGPFPATSDSRVTSVGATAIERWLRPVCYQDLPTALLPEPLQNGNPLHLWRLVDGKLQQP; from the coding sequence GTGACGGCGATTGAGATTACAGGCGAGATGTTGGTGGGAGCGCGAAGCGTTCGTGGAGCGCAGGGTGTGGTGCATGCGATCAACCCGGCGACCGGAGAGACGATGGCTCCGGCGTTTGGTGGCGGCTCGGCGAAGGATGTTGATGAAGCCTGCACGCTGGCGATGCTGGCCTTTGACGCTTACAGGGCGACAGGCCTTGAGCAGCGCGCGGGATTTCTGGAGGCGATTGCACAAGGAATCCTCGACCTGGGAGATGCTTTGGTGGAGCGCGTGATGAGCGAGTCGGGGCTGCCACGTGGCCGCGTCGAAGGTGAGCGCGGGCGAACGGTGGGACAGCTCAAATTATTTGCTTCGCTGGTAAGAGAAGGCCGCTGGCTCGATGTCACGCTGGATAGCGCGTTGCCGGAGCGCAAGCCTGCACCGCGTCCTGATCTGCGCATGCAGAAGATTCCGCTGGGGCCGGTGGCTGTGTTCGGAGCGAGCAACTTTCCTTTGGCCTTCTCGGTTGCGGGCGGAGATACTGCGTCGGCGCTGGCGGCGGGTTGTCCTGTGGTGGCGAAGTCGCATCCGTCGCACCTGGGAACCTCTGAGCTGGTTGGCCGCGTGATTCAGAAGGCGGTGAGCGACTGCGGATTGCCCGAGGGCGTGTTTTCGCTTGTCGTCGGCGAGGGCAATGCGGTGGGTGAAGCGCTGGTGGCGCACCCTGCGATTCAGGCAGTGGGCTTTACCGGATCGCGCCGTGGAGGGCGGGCGCTGGTGGCGATTGCTGCCGGGCGGGATGTGCCCATCCCTGTCTTTGCTGAGATGAGCAGCATCAATCCTGTCTTTCTGCTGCCGGGCGCTCTAAGCCAGCGCGCAGAGGCAATTGCGCAGGGGCTGGCCGATTCGGCCACGCTGGGGACGGGACAGTTCTGCACCAAGCCGGGCATCGTGATCGGTATTGAGGGCGCGGAGTTTGAGCGCTTTGAACAGGCCGCGAAGACTGCCATCGAGGCCAAGACTGCGACGACCATGCTGAACTCGGGCATTCATCGCGCGTATGAGCACGGCGTCGCGCAGTGGGATGGAGAGGGCAAGGTCAACAAGCTGGCGAGTGGTCAAGCCGCGGCTCCGTTGGCCTGTGCGGGACAGCCTACGCTTTTTGCGACGAAGGCCCAGCATTTTTTGACGACGCCGGTGTTGATGGAAGAGGTCTTTGGGCCTACGACGTTGTTGATCGCGTGCAAGGACGTTGAAGAGATGATTGCCGTGGCGGAGCATCTCTCCGGTCAGCTTACGGCGACGCTGCACCTTGTCGATGGGGATGTGGAGATCGCTCGGCGACTGCTGCCGGTTCTGGAGCGGAAGGCGGGACGCATCCTGGCGAACGGCTTTCCGACGGGCGTTGAGGTCTCTTATGCCATGGTGCATGGCGGACCGTTTCCGGCGACCTCTGACAGCCGTGTGACCTCTGTGGGAGCGACGGCGATTGAGCGCTGGCTGCGTCCGGTCTGTTATCAGGACCTGCCGACAGCGCTGCTGCCGGAGCCGCTGCAGAACGGCAACCCGCTTCATCTGTGGAGGCTGGTCGACGGCAAGCTGCAGCAGCCCTAA
- a CDS encoding formylglycine-generating enzyme family protein, whose protein sequence is MMGEVEQSLGEHGGKQKPSCCSPSAMRDVGAVKTDEARLVAAESHGAGGDMVSLPGGTFLMGTDYPHGFPLDGEGPVRPVTVSPFEIDRFPVTNEEFAAFADATGYRTEAEVFGWSFVFWAHIPAERFEELVEDTVAAAQWWCKVPGAFWRQPEGPGSNVRERGRYPVVHVSWNDAQAYAAWASKSLPTEAQWEFAARGGLEQKLYPWGDELTPNGEHRCNVWQGRFPVEDTAEDGYAGSCPVDSFPPNGFGIYSATGNVWEWCADWFHNSFRAEPAKDPTGPASGQGKVMKGGSFLCHASYCNRYRVAARTSNTPDSSASNIGFRCARAV, encoded by the coding sequence ATGATGGGCGAAGTAGAGCAGAGCCTGGGTGAGCATGGCGGGAAGCAGAAGCCTTCCTGCTGCTCACCTTCTGCGATGCGCGATGTGGGGGCAGTGAAGACGGATGAGGCGAGGCTTGTAGCCGCTGAGAGCCACGGTGCAGGCGGCGATATGGTCTCGCTGCCGGGTGGAACTTTTTTAATGGGCACCGATTATCCGCATGGATTTCCGCTGGATGGCGAAGGGCCGGTGCGCCCGGTTACGGTTTCACCGTTTGAGATCGATCGGTTCCCGGTGACAAACGAAGAGTTCGCGGCGTTTGCCGATGCGACGGGATATCGCACGGAGGCGGAGGTCTTCGGCTGGTCGTTCGTCTTCTGGGCTCACATTCCGGCTGAGCGGTTTGAAGAGCTGGTGGAAGATACGGTCGCAGCGGCGCAGTGGTGGTGCAAGGTTCCGGGCGCGTTCTGGAGGCAGCCGGAGGGGCCGGGCTCGAATGTGCGCGAACGGGGCAGGTATCCCGTGGTGCATGTGTCGTGGAACGACGCGCAGGCGTATGCGGCATGGGCTTCGAAGTCATTGCCAACGGAGGCGCAGTGGGAGTTTGCGGCACGCGGCGGGTTAGAGCAGAAGCTCTATCCGTGGGGTGATGAGCTGACCCCTAACGGAGAGCATCGCTGCAATGTGTGGCAGGGGCGGTTTCCGGTTGAAGATACGGCTGAGGATGGCTATGCGGGGAGCTGCCCGGTGGATAGCTTTCCGCCCAATGGATTTGGGATCTATTCGGCTACCGGCAATGTGTGGGAGTGGTGCGCGGACTGGTTTCACAACTCGTTTCGCGCAGAGCCGGCAAAGGACCCGACGGGGCCGGCTAGTGGGCAGGGCAAGGTGATGAAGGGTGGATCGTTCCTCTGTCATGCGTCTTATTGCAACCGCTACCGTGTTGCTGCGCGGACGTCGAACACGCCTGACAGCTCGGCTTCGAACATTGGGTTTCGCTGCGCGAGAGCTGTCTGA
- a CDS encoding sulfatase-like hydrolase/transferase → MAVNRRNFLLGTAAAAAQAGVAAALPVGAKSEGAEQAGKRKPNIILYLSDQFRWDFVGANGLNGSTNTPNLDALAAHGKNFTHAVTNQPVCAPARSVLMTGRYATETNVWHNGPALTTELPTLAGELRKAGYTSNLIGKWHLAPAKESDGGGPGYVKPEYRGGFLDLWEGANALEHTTHPYEGTIYDGDGKAITFKDQYRVDFITDRAERFLRQKQEKPFFLFVSQLEPHQQNDWKRMVGPKGSAERFINAAVPADLREQPGDWHQQLPDYYGACESIDASVGRLRKVLEEEGMADNTIFAFISDHGCHFMTRNEEYKRSTHNSSVRIPLIIQGPGFEGAQQIPELFGIINVAPTLLDAVGVKVPESMKGKSILPLLNDAKAREAWPNKELIQISESMTGRTIRTKEWTYCVADPTGLRAATSNNYHEYQMYDQRNDPHELMNLAGRKEYRAKAAELREELKKLIVASGEPEPEIVEAKLYP, encoded by the coding sequence GTGGCAGTCAATCGAAGGAACTTTCTGTTGGGGACGGCGGCGGCAGCGGCACAGGCAGGTGTGGCCGCGGCTCTGCCGGTCGGTGCGAAGTCTGAGGGCGCAGAGCAGGCAGGGAAGCGTAAGCCGAACATTATTCTGTACCTCTCTGACCAGTTTCGCTGGGACTTTGTCGGCGCGAATGGACTGAACGGCTCTACGAATACGCCGAACCTGGATGCGCTGGCGGCGCATGGAAAGAACTTCACGCATGCGGTGACCAACCAGCCGGTGTGCGCTCCGGCGCGTTCGGTGTTGATGACTGGCCGATATGCTACGGAGACGAATGTCTGGCACAATGGTCCGGCATTGACTACCGAACTACCGACGCTTGCCGGAGAGCTGCGCAAGGCGGGTTATACCTCAAACCTGATTGGCAAATGGCATCTTGCTCCTGCGAAGGAGTCGGATGGCGGTGGGCCTGGATATGTGAAGCCGGAGTATCGCGGCGGCTTTCTCGATCTGTGGGAGGGTGCGAACGCGTTGGAGCATACGACCCATCCTTATGAGGGGACGATCTACGACGGCGATGGCAAGGCGATCACCTTCAAGGACCAGTATCGCGTCGACTTCATCACCGATCGTGCCGAGCGATTTTTAAGGCAGAAGCAAGAGAAGCCGTTCTTCCTGTTTGTCTCGCAGCTTGAGCCGCATCAGCAGAATGACTGGAAGCGCATGGTTGGACCGAAGGGTTCGGCGGAGCGGTTTATCAATGCGGCGGTACCTGCCGATCTGCGCGAGCAGCCGGGTGACTGGCATCAGCAGCTTCCGGACTACTATGGCGCGTGCGAGAGCATTGACGCTTCAGTGGGCAGGCTGAGGAAGGTGCTGGAGGAAGAGGGCATGGCGGACAACACGATCTTTGCCTTCATCAGCGACCATGGATGCCACTTTATGACGCGCAATGAGGAGTACAAGCGCAGCACGCACAATAGCTCGGTTCGCATTCCGCTGATTATTCAGGGGCCGGGTTTTGAGGGCGCGCAGCAGATACCGGAGCTGTTCGGCATTATCAATGTTGCGCCGACACTGCTGGACGCGGTGGGTGTGAAGGTGCCGGAGTCGATGAAGGGCAAGAGCATTTTGCCGCTGCTGAACGATGCCAAGGCGCGAGAGGCGTGGCCGAACAAGGAGCTGATCCAGATCAGCGAGTCGATGACGGGAAGAACGATCCGCACGAAGGAGTGGACGTATTGCGTTGCCGATCCGACGGGGCTGAGGGCGGCTACGAGTAACAATTATCATGAGTACCAGATGTACGATCAGCGCAACGATCCGCATGAACTGATGAACCTTGCCGGGCGAAAAGAGTATCGGGCCAAGGCGGCTGAGCTTCGCGAGGAGCTGAAGAAGCTTATCGTCGCCTCGGGAGAGCCGGAGCCGGAGATCGTTGAGGCGAAATTGTATCCATAG